The proteins below are encoded in one region of Fibrella aestuarina BUZ 2:
- a CDS encoding cbb3-type cytochrome c oxidase N-terminal domain-containing protein, which produces MYFSTLFVNAGLATASGNAPGKSIWAIESGEELVLLIALITLLVGMVLVGFLCVYLLIMLKAILAPAGQAAEKRTFWQYVTGLRPLAQEKELVMEHAYDGIHELDNPTPPWFMGLFYGSIGFAVIYLLLFHVVGVGQSSLAEYSEEVQIAEVAREAYIQKVAGSINENTVKLVGDAKSLDAGKVLFTQKCVACHGQQAQGGVGPNLTDEYWLHGGSVKAVYHTINEGVPEKGMMSWKSQLNPLQVQQVASYILSLQGSKPVGAKEPQGEKMVALK; this is translated from the coding sequence ATGTACTTTTCGACACTGTTTGTAAACGCCGGTTTGGCCACCGCCTCCGGCAATGCCCCCGGCAAATCGATCTGGGCCATTGAATCGGGCGAGGAGTTGGTGCTCCTGATTGCGCTGATCACGTTACTGGTGGGCATGGTGCTGGTGGGTTTCCTGTGCGTCTACCTGCTAATCATGCTCAAGGCCATTCTGGCACCGGCGGGTCAGGCTGCAGAGAAACGCACCTTTTGGCAGTACGTTACGGGGTTACGGCCGCTGGCCCAGGAGAAAGAGCTGGTGATGGAACACGCCTACGACGGCATCCACGAACTCGACAACCCCACGCCGCCCTGGTTCATGGGTCTCTTCTACGGCTCCATTGGATTTGCGGTCATCTACCTGCTGCTTTTCCACGTGGTGGGGGTTGGGCAGTCGTCGCTGGCCGAGTACTCCGAAGAAGTACAGATAGCCGAAGTAGCCCGTGAGGCCTACATCCAGAAAGTGGCCGGGTCGATCAACGAGAACACGGTCAAGCTGGTGGGTGACGCCAAATCGCTCGACGCCGGCAAGGTGCTGTTTACGCAAAAATGCGTGGCCTGTCATGGCCAGCAGGCGCAGGGCGGCGTTGGCCCCAACCTGACCGACGAGTACTGGCTGCACGGCGGATCGGTAAAAGCGGTCTACCACACCATCAACGAAGGTGTGCCCGAAAAAGGCATGATGTCGTGGAAGAGCCAGCTCAACCCGTTGCAGGTGCAACAGGTCGCCAGCTACATCCTGTCGCTACAAGGCTCGAAACCCGTTGGTGCCAAAGAACCACAGGGCGAAAAAATGGTCGCGCTTAAGTAG
- a CDS encoding FixH family protein — MNWGKSIVLVFVLFAGFIGTMVVSMSRQRIDLVRDDYYQDEIAYQQHIDRVANAARLTNKVPMTYLADTQEVAVFLPASLRKGTLLFYRPADRVQDFKVKIPQDHTARQLVSTKGLLKGHWRVQFTWSDGQRDYYTEQELFL, encoded by the coding sequence ATGAACTGGGGAAAATCCATTGTGCTCGTCTTCGTTTTGTTTGCCGGATTCATTGGCACGATGGTCGTTAGCATGAGCCGTCAGCGTATCGATCTGGTCCGCGACGACTACTATCAGGACGAGATCGCGTATCAACAACACATCGACCGCGTTGCCAACGCGGCTCGCTTAACCAACAAGGTTCCCATGACGTACCTTGCCGACACCCAGGAAGTAGCGGTTTTCCTGCCCGCTTCACTTCGCAAAGGGACCCTCCTGTTTTACCGCCCCGCCGACCGGGTCCAGGATTTCAAAGTCAAAATTCCGCAGGACCACACCGCTCGTCAGCTTGTATCGACCAAGGGGCTGTTGAAAGGCCATTGGCGCGTGCAGTTCACGTGGTCCGACGGGCAGCGTGACTACTACACCGAGCAGGAACTCTTTTTATGA
- the ccoN gene encoding cytochrome-c oxidase, cbb3-type subunit I, which yields MSTVSNTPVTLVSSDRETLGQPPGYQPPISQLPAEQFTYDNRIVRDFGVATIIWGVIGMLVGVIAATQLFAPVANLNTPETTFGRIRPLHTNAVIFAFVGNAIFMGVYYSLQRLCKARMFSDLLSRVHFWGWQLIILSAVATLPFGITSSKEYAELEWPIDIAITLIWVVFGVNMFGTIFKRRERHLYVAIWFYIATFVTVAVLHIVNSMAIPVSFLKSYSLYAGVQDALVQWWYGHNAVAFFLTTPYLGMMYYFLPKMANRPVYSYRLSILHFWALIFIYIWAGPHHLLYTSLPDWAQSLGVVFSIMLIAPSWGGMINGLLTLRGAWDKVREDTILKFMVVGLTAYGMATFEGPMLSLKNVNAIAHFTDWIVAHVHVGALGWNGFLTFAMLYWLMPRLYHTPLFSPKLMSVHFWLGTLGILFYAIPMYISGFTQGMMWKEFTPEGTLHYGNFLETTLRLLPMHQMRAIGGTLYLAGAILMAYNLFKTMAAGSLTANEPAEAPALAKTFVATGGDTFWHRWFERKPIPLLIGSLVMILIGSLVELIPTFMVRSNVPTIAAVQPYTALELEGRDLYIREGCVGCHSQMVRPFRSETERYGEYSKAGEYVYDHPFLWGSKRTGPDLQREGGKYPDSWHYYHMRDPGSMSPGSIMPAYAWLLERKLDTDKTSAKMSALRKVGVPYDDQTIATAGGDLQKQATTISQRLAQDGIKVQPDREIVALIAYLQRLGTDIKKMETASR from the coding sequence ATGTCTACTGTATCAAACACCCCCGTTACCTTGGTTTCGTCGGACCGCGAAACCCTTGGGCAGCCGCCGGGTTATCAGCCCCCCATCAGCCAGCTCCCCGCTGAGCAGTTTACCTACGACAACCGCATTGTGCGTGATTTTGGCGTAGCGACCATCATCTGGGGGGTTATCGGGATGCTCGTGGGGGTGATTGCCGCCACCCAGCTGTTTGCCCCGGTCGCCAACCTGAACACCCCCGAAACCACGTTTGGGCGCATCCGGCCGCTCCACACCAACGCCGTCATTTTTGCCTTTGTGGGCAACGCCATTTTCATGGGCGTGTACTACTCGCTTCAGCGGCTTTGCAAGGCCCGGATGTTTTCCGATCTGCTGAGCCGGGTGCACTTCTGGGGCTGGCAGCTGATTATCCTGTCGGCCGTGGCGACGCTACCCTTTGGCATTACCAGCTCGAAAGAATACGCCGAACTCGAATGGCCTATCGACATCGCCATTACGCTGATCTGGGTTGTTTTCGGGGTGAATATGTTCGGGACGATTTTCAAACGGCGCGAACGGCACCTCTATGTAGCCATCTGGTTTTACATCGCCACGTTCGTGACGGTGGCCGTGCTGCACATCGTCAACTCGATGGCGATCCCCGTCAGCTTCCTCAAAAGCTATTCGCTCTATGCTGGGGTGCAGGATGCCCTCGTGCAGTGGTGGTATGGCCACAATGCCGTAGCCTTCTTCCTGACCACGCCGTATCTGGGTATGATGTATTACTTCCTGCCCAAGATGGCTAACCGCCCCGTGTACTCCTATCGGCTGTCGATTCTGCACTTCTGGGCCCTGATTTTCATTTACATCTGGGCCGGTCCGCACCACCTGCTCTACACCTCGCTGCCCGACTGGGCGCAGTCGCTGGGGGTGGTGTTCTCGATCATGCTCATCGCGCCGTCGTGGGGCGGTATGATCAACGGCCTGCTCACGCTGCGCGGTGCCTGGGACAAAGTGCGCGAAGACACCATTCTCAAGTTTATGGTGGTGGGCCTGACGGCCTACGGCATGGCGACGTTTGAAGGCCCGATGCTGTCGCTCAAGAACGTCAACGCCATTGCCCACTTCACCGACTGGATCGTGGCGCACGTGCACGTGGGCGCCCTAGGCTGGAACGGCTTCCTGACGTTTGCCATGCTTTACTGGCTCATGCCGCGCCTCTACCACACGCCTCTGTTCTCGCCCAAGCTGATGAGCGTCCACTTCTGGCTGGGTACGTTGGGCATTCTGTTCTACGCCATCCCGATGTATATCTCGGGGTTCACGCAGGGGATGATGTGGAAAGAGTTTACACCCGAAGGCACGCTGCATTACGGCAACTTCCTCGAAACCACGCTGCGCCTGCTGCCTATGCATCAGATGCGGGCTATTGGCGGCACCCTGTACCTGGCGGGGGCTATCCTGATGGCCTACAACCTCTTCAAAACGATGGCCGCTGGCTCGCTGACCGCCAACGAACCCGCCGAAGCCCCGGCGCTGGCCAAAACCTTCGTGGCCACGGGTGGCGATACGTTCTGGCACCGCTGGTTTGAGCGCAAGCCCATTCCGCTGCTGATCGGCTCGCTGGTGATGATCCTGATTGGCTCGCTGGTTGAGCTCATTCCGACCTTCATGGTACGCAGCAACGTACCCACGATTGCCGCCGTCCAACCCTACACGGCCCTGGAGCTGGAAGGCCGCGACCTCTACATCCGCGAAGGCTGCGTAGGCTGCCACAGCCAGATGGTACGGCCGTTCCGGTCGGAAACCGAGCGCTATGGTGAATACTCCAAAGCGGGCGAATATGTCTACGACCACCCGTTCCTGTGGGGGAGCAAGCGCACCGGCCCCGACCTGCAACGCGAAGGCGGCAAATACCCCGACTCGTGGCACTACTACCACATGCGTGACCCCGGCTCGATGTCGCCCGGTTCGATTATGCCCGCCTATGCCTGGCTGCTGGAGCGCAAACTCGACACCGACAAGACGAGCGCCAAGATGAGCGCCCTGCGCAAGGTGGGCGTGCCCTACGATGATCAGACCATCGCGACGGCGGGCGGCGATCTGCAAAAGCAGGCTACGACGATCAGCCAACGGCTGGCGCAGGACGGCATCAAGGTGCAACCCGACCGGGAGATTGTGGCCCTTATCGCCTACCTGCAACGCCTCGGCACCGACATCAAAAAAATGGAAACCGCTAGTAGATAA
- a CDS encoding sulfite exporter TauE/SafE family protein: MAWLLAALTTGLVGSLHCVGMCGPLAMALPLGRLPYHQRWLGTLVYHAARLIAYASLGAAIGGLGQGLHWLGWQRSVSVGAGVFLLSLTVLQRGHWGSLTARLSSRWLMGPMARWLQRPSLLSFAGLGLLNGFLPCGFVYVAMAGAITTGQAVPSAFYMLAFGLGTLPALLAIRALPTLFPSQVRQRFTRLMPFFTVGLGLLLLGRGLYQPPAAEAKPGAIPVCHGPLVLKQR; this comes from the coding sequence ATGGCCTGGCTTCTGGCAGCCCTCACAACGGGCCTGGTGGGTAGTCTGCACTGCGTGGGTATGTGCGGTCCGCTGGCCATGGCCCTGCCCCTGGGCCGACTCCCCTACCATCAGCGATGGCTGGGTACGTTGGTTTACCACGCTGCCCGGCTCATAGCCTACGCGAGTCTGGGCGCGGCGATTGGCGGGCTGGGGCAAGGGTTGCACTGGCTCGGCTGGCAGCGCTCGGTATCGGTGGGGGCGGGCGTCTTTTTGCTGTCGCTGACGGTGCTGCAACGGGGGCATTGGGGCAGTCTGACGGCGCGCCTGTCGTCGCGGTGGCTCATGGGCCCGATGGCGCGCTGGCTGCAACGGCCTTCGCTACTATCATTTGCGGGCCTGGGCTTGCTCAACGGTTTTTTGCCCTGTGGCTTTGTATACGTAGCGATGGCGGGTGCCATCACTACGGGGCAGGCGGTGCCCAGTGCCTTCTACATGCTGGCTTTTGGGCTGGGTACGTTGCCAGCGCTCCTGGCTATTCGCGCGTTACCGACGCTGTTTCCGAGTCAGGTACGTCAGCGCTTCACCCGGCTCATGCCCTTTTTCACCGTTGGCCTCGGCCTGTTGCTGCTTGGCCGTGGGTTGTATCAGCCGCCCGCTGCCGAAGCCAAACCGGGAGCTATTCCCGTTTGCCACGGACCATTGGTACTAAAACAGCGTTAA
- a CDS encoding Uma2 family endonuclease: protein MTRNGAISSIHQRPSGRIHRCRRRTWRVRWEALTDEERRRFVPLCPDFALELTLPSDHLPDLDWLSNGVQLGWLIDPDARTACVYRHNGPVEEITNVTTLPG from the coding sequence ATGACTCGGAATGGAGCTATTTCTTCGATTCACCAACGGCCTTCCGGTCGGATACATCGGTGCCGTCGCCGGACGTGGCGGGTACGTTGGGAGGCGCTGACCGACGAAGAACGCCGCCGGTTTGTGCCCCTCTGCCCGGATTTCGCGCTGGAATTGACATTGCCTTCTGACCACCTGCCCGACCTCGATTGGCTGAGTAACGGCGTGCAACTGGGCTGGCTCATCGATCCTGACGCGCGCACGGCCTGTGTCTACCGTCACAATGGGCCGGTCGAGGAAATCACAAACGTAACGACGTTGCCGGGTTAG
- the ccoG gene encoding cytochrome c oxidase accessory protein CcoG has translation MNLDVHEPSPVDDYFRTHLPNQLENGGRKWLYPKATSGAFTRWRTVVGLELLACLFAGPFVWVDGHPLFLFNVLERRFIVFGVTFWPQDFYLVAIGLITFTVFIAFFTVIYGRVWCGWACPQTIFMEGVFRKIETWIEGDFTARRRLDAAPWTTEKMLKKTGKHLVFFLLSFLISNTFLAYLIGRDAWLSLITDNPNQHLAGLTAMLVFTGVFYGVFAYLREIVCTTICPYGRLQSVMLDKNSLIVAYDYIRGEPRGRLQRGGGGAVSDAGIAIREAIPNNPSQHIPTTPAPKGDCIDCKLCVHVCPTGIDIRNGTQMECIGCTACIDVCDEVMTKIDRPTGLIRYDSQKGIESRQPFRFTTRIAAYSAVLLGLLIILASLLMTRPALDVTVLRAPGQLYQREANGRIANLYSLEVINKTYGALPVRLRISQPDAQLRFVQPLSTVQPGELAKTMFFISLPEATLHDASTDLHIDVLSGDAVIDELDTRFLGPAQ, from the coding sequence ATGAACCTCGACGTTCACGAACCCAGCCCGGTCGATGACTATTTCCGGACCCACCTGCCTAATCAGCTTGAGAACGGCGGCCGTAAATGGCTGTACCCCAAAGCCACTTCGGGGGCGTTTACCCGCTGGCGGACGGTGGTTGGTCTGGAATTGCTGGCTTGCCTGTTTGCTGGGCCGTTTGTGTGGGTCGATGGGCACCCGCTGTTCCTGTTCAATGTGCTGGAGCGCCGGTTTATCGTGTTCGGGGTTACGTTCTGGCCGCAGGATTTCTACCTCGTCGCGATCGGGCTGATCACGTTTACGGTGTTCATCGCCTTTTTTACGGTGATCTACGGGCGGGTGTGGTGCGGCTGGGCCTGCCCGCAAACGATTTTCATGGAAGGGGTCTTTCGGAAAATCGAAACGTGGATTGAAGGCGACTTCACCGCCCGCCGCCGCCTCGATGCGGCCCCCTGGACAACGGAGAAGATGCTGAAAAAGACGGGCAAGCACCTGGTTTTCTTCCTGCTTTCGTTCCTGATCAGCAATACGTTTCTGGCGTACCTGATTGGCCGTGACGCCTGGCTGAGCCTGATCACCGACAACCCCAATCAGCACCTGGCAGGCCTGACGGCGATGCTGGTCTTTACGGGTGTTTTCTACGGCGTGTTTGCCTACCTGCGCGAGATCGTCTGCACGACCATCTGCCCGTATGGGCGGCTGCAAAGCGTAATGCTCGACAAAAATTCGCTGATCGTCGCCTACGACTACATCCGCGGCGAACCAAGGGGGCGCCTTCAGCGCGGGGGGGGCGGGGCCGTTTCCGACGCCGGGATCGCCATTCGTGAAGCGATACCGAACAATCCCAGCCAGCACATCCCTACCACCCCGGCGCCCAAAGGCGATTGCATTGACTGTAAACTGTGTGTTCATGTGTGCCCGACGGGTATCGACATTCGGAACGGCACACAGATGGAATGCATCGGCTGCACAGCCTGCATCGACGTTTGCGACGAGGTGATGACCAAAATCGACCGGCCAACCGGCCTGATTCGGTACGACTCGCAGAAGGGCATTGAATCGCGCCAGCCGTTTCGGTTTACCACGCGCATTGCGGCGTATTCGGCGGTGCTGTTGGGGTTGCTGATCATTTTGGCTAGCCTGCTTATGACCCGCCCGGCGCTCGACGTTACGGTGTTGCGCGCGCCGGGGCAGCTGTACCAGCGCGAAGCCAACGGCCGAATCGCCAACCTGTATTCGCTGGAAGTCATTAACAAAACCTACGGTGCCCTGCCCGTGCGGTTACGCATCAGTCAACCCGATGCGCAGTTGCGATTCGTCCAGCCGCTCAGCACCGTACAGCCCGGCGAACTGGCTAAAACGATGTTCTTCATCAGCCTGCCCGAAGCGACACTGCACGATGCCTCCACCGACCTGCATATCGACGTATTGAGTGGCGACGCGGTCATCGACGAGCTAGATACCCGCTTTTTAGGACCCGCACAGTAA
- the ppk1 gene encoding polyphosphate kinase 1: MRYPNQSRGRNLIGNLVSRLTQRAETTAGRADTSTDRTPDKVTDRASSVIDQSDYLSRDLSWIKFNERVLDQARHPNRTLMERFKFLAITDSNNDEFFSIRVGSLYNYIDYHKERVDYSGLREGPFRKMLFRALQQFNTDQQAVFMNDLMPLFAENGLALIKYSDLSEAERQQASSYFDRTIYPTLTPMLYDYTHTFPVLLAKVLIFGVVTYTPSGDFHDPTPDDDSDNQRLSFVQIPANLPRFMVFERDEQIAFLPIEEIVRQHISKLYRNVEIWSVNLFRISRNGDFTLEENDDVEADFLDEIKQKIKNRRLGRVVRVEVEAGATQSSASEWMINLLKKRWEIDDYNIFPVDTLIDFTSLWQIIRHPEFKNDMPAPHPSVPPVGLERERIGDIFEAVRERDILMHHPYNNFEPVLQLLEQAAEDPQVLAIKLTVYRLAKRSRITEALLKAAENGKHVSVLFEVKARFDEENNIREAQRLQKAGCFVIYGISRFKTHTKLLLVVRNEGSKVVRYAHLSSGNYNEDTARMYTDIGLITTSETYTNDISEFFNVITGHSLPSRYDYLITAPRDMRNQLIDLIRTEADLARRGLPSGICIKINSLEDKTVIDELYAASQAGVPIRLIVRGICCLRPGRKGLSENITLRSIVGDYLEHTRLFYFHNAGEPKIYGGSADVMVRSFDRRIESLFYLADVRVRQQAILILEYNLHDTVNAYELQEDGTYKKCEPAEGEAPFNMQEAFFNVTEADVMQAQLFDEIIEPPVDVPANLVEGSERTIATI; the protein is encoded by the coding sequence ATGCGATATCCGAATCAATCCCGGGGCCGCAACCTAATCGGTAACCTTGTCTCCCGCCTGACTCAGCGTGCCGAGACGACCGCAGGTCGCGCCGACACGAGTACTGACCGCACCCCCGACAAGGTGACTGACCGGGCGAGTAGTGTCATTGACCAAAGTGACTACCTCAGCCGTGACCTGAGCTGGATCAAATTCAACGAGCGGGTGCTTGATCAGGCCCGGCACCCGAACCGCACCCTGATGGAGCGGTTCAAGTTTCTAGCCATTACCGACTCCAACAACGACGAATTCTTCAGTATTCGGGTTGGGAGTCTGTATAACTACATCGACTACCATAAAGAGCGCGTCGATTATTCGGGGCTGCGCGAGGGACCGTTTCGGAAAATGCTGTTCCGGGCGTTGCAACAGTTCAACACCGATCAGCAGGCGGTCTTCATGAATGACCTCATGCCGCTGTTTGCCGAGAATGGGCTGGCCCTGATCAAGTACAGCGACCTGAGTGAGGCTGAACGGCAACAGGCGTCGTCGTATTTCGACCGAACGATCTACCCGACGCTCACGCCCATGCTCTACGACTACACGCACACCTTCCCGGTGCTGCTGGCCAAGGTGCTCATCTTCGGCGTAGTGACGTACACACCCTCGGGTGATTTTCACGATCCTACGCCCGACGATGACAGCGATAACCAACGGCTGTCATTTGTGCAGATACCGGCCAACCTGCCCCGCTTCATGGTGTTTGAGCGCGACGAGCAGATCGCGTTTCTGCCCATCGAAGAGATTGTTCGGCAGCACATCAGCAAGCTCTACCGCAACGTCGAAATCTGGTCGGTAAACCTGTTCCGCATTTCGCGTAACGGTGATTTCACCCTGGAAGAAAACGACGACGTCGAAGCCGATTTTCTGGATGAAATCAAGCAAAAGATCAAAAACCGTCGGCTGGGTCGCGTGGTGCGGGTCGAAGTCGAGGCGGGCGCTACGCAGTCGTCGGCCTCGGAATGGATGATCAACCTGTTGAAAAAGCGCTGGGAGATCGACGATTACAACATCTTCCCGGTCGACACGCTCATCGATTTCACGAGTTTGTGGCAGATTATCCGCCACCCGGAGTTCAAAAATGATATGCCCGCGCCGCATCCGTCGGTGCCACCCGTCGGGCTGGAACGCGAACGAATCGGGGACATTTTCGAGGCGGTGCGGGAGCGTGATATCCTGATGCACCACCCGTACAACAACTTCGAGCCGGTGCTGCAACTGCTGGAACAGGCCGCCGAAGATCCACAGGTGCTGGCGATCAAGCTGACGGTGTACCGGCTGGCTAAGCGGTCGCGCATTACGGAAGCCTTGCTGAAAGCCGCCGAAAACGGAAAGCACGTGTCGGTGTTGTTTGAAGTGAAAGCGCGTTTCGATGAGGAAAACAACATCCGCGAAGCGCAACGGCTGCAAAAGGCGGGCTGCTTCGTGATTTATGGCATCAGCCGGTTCAAAACGCACACCAAACTGCTACTGGTGGTCCGTAACGAAGGCAGTAAAGTGGTGCGTTACGCCCACCTGTCGAGCGGTAACTACAACGAAGACACCGCCCGGATGTATACTGACATTGGGCTGATTACGACGAGTGAAACGTACACCAACGACATCTCGGAGTTTTTCAACGTCATCACGGGGCATTCATTGCCGAGTCGGTATGATTACCTGATCACCGCCCCGCGTGACATGCGCAACCAGTTGATTGACCTGATCCGCACGGAGGCCGACCTCGCCCGGCGTGGGTTGCCCAGCGGCATCTGCATCAAGATCAACTCGCTGGAAGATAAAACGGTCATTGATGAGCTGTATGCGGCTTCGCAGGCAGGTGTACCCATCCGGCTGATCGTGCGCGGAATCTGCTGCCTGCGTCCGGGGCGCAAAGGGCTGAGCGAAAACATCACCCTCCGGTCGATCGTGGGCGATTACCTGGAGCATACGCGGCTCTTTTACTTCCACAACGCGGGTGAGCCGAAGATCTACGGCGGCAGCGCCGACGTGATGGTGCGGAGCTTCGACCGCCGGATCGAATCGCTGTTTTACCTCGCCGATGTGCGGGTGCGGCAACAGGCCATCCTGATTCTGGAATACAACCTGCACGATACGGTGAACGCCTACGAGCTTCAGGAAGATGGCACCTACAAAAAGTGTGAACCGGCCGAAGGCGAAGCCCCTTTCAACATGCAGGAGGCCTTTTTCAACGTAACAGAGGCCGATGTGATGCAGGCCCAACTGTTCGATGAAATCATTGAGCCGCCCGTCGACGTACCTGCCAATCTGGTTGAAGGCAGCGAACGCACCATTGCCACGATTTAA
- a CDS encoding group III truncated hemoglobin codes for MHTPLRDIETEADIAYFLDRFYARVRQNPELGYLFDGVAQVDWPTHLPKIQAFWSSLLLGTNSYQGQPMRPHFELAQKAPIRPGHFDQWLALFSQTLAECFAGERANEACLRAQSIAAVMQSRLHLTGLLQTE; via the coding sequence ATGCATACACCCCTTCGCGACATCGAAACCGAAGCTGACATTGCTTACTTTCTGGACCGTTTTTACGCCCGCGTGCGGCAGAATCCGGAGCTGGGTTACCTCTTCGACGGGGTAGCGCAGGTCGATTGGCCCACCCACCTGCCCAAAATCCAGGCGTTCTGGTCGAGCCTGCTGCTGGGCACCAACAGCTATCAGGGGCAACCCATGCGCCCCCATTTCGAACTGGCGCAAAAAGCACCCATCCGGCCCGGCCACTTCGACCAATGGCTGGCCTTGTTCAGCCAGACCCTGGCCGAGTGTTTTGCGGGCGAGCGCGCCAACGAAGCCTGCCTGCGTGCTCAGTCGATTGCGGCCGTCATGCAAAGCCGCCTGCACCTGACAGGGTTGCTTCAGACGGAGTAA
- a CDS encoding acyl-CoA desaturase translates to MVIPIFFLAHWYSSVLMQTFFLHRYAAHQMFTMSKGWEKFFYTLTFITQGSSFLSPRAYGIMHRLHHAHADTEHDPHSPDFSKNLFDMMWKTRTYYNDIVNNRDQIPAKFKKNVPNWAFMEWLGDRWLVRLGWVAVYTLIYVVFSPSPWWFLLLPVHFLMGPVHGAIINWYAHRYGYTNFVVNDTAKNLLPFDFLMMGESYHNNHHKWGGRVNFGGFRWHELDPAYPLIRLLNKAGVIRVRWGRDEAYM, encoded by the coding sequence ATGGTTATTCCCATTTTCTTCCTGGCGCACTGGTACTCCTCGGTACTGATGCAAACGTTTTTTCTCCACCGCTACGCCGCCCACCAGATGTTCACCATGAGCAAAGGCTGGGAGAAATTCTTCTACACGCTCACGTTCATTACGCAGGGGTCGTCGTTTCTGAGCCCGCGCGCTTATGGCATCATGCACCGCCTGCACCACGCACATGCCGACACCGAGCACGACCCGCATTCGCCGGACTTCTCCAAAAACCTGTTCGACATGATGTGGAAGACCCGCACCTACTACAACGACATCGTGAACAACCGCGACCAGATTCCGGCCAAGTTCAAAAAGAACGTACCCAACTGGGCGTTTATGGAATGGCTCGGCGACCGGTGGTTGGTGCGCCTGGGCTGGGTGGCGGTATATACGCTCATCTACGTGGTCTTTTCACCCTCGCCCTGGTGGTTTTTGCTATTGCCCGTCCATTTCCTGATGGGGCCGGTACACGGAGCCATCATCAATTGGTATGCCCACCGCTACGGCTACACCAATTTTGTCGTTAACGACACGGCGAAAAATCTGCTGCCGTTCGATTTTCTGATGATGGGCGAATCGTACCACAACAACCACCATAAATGGGGGGGGCGGGTCAACTTCGGCGGGTTTCGCTGGCATGAACTCGATCCGGCCTACCCGCTGATTCGGCTGCTCAACAAGGCTGGCGTGATTCGGGTACGTTGGGGCCGCGACGAAGCGTATATGTAA
- the ccoS gene encoding cbb3-type cytochrome oxidase assembly protein CcoS → MAILFFMIGVSLVMALGFLGAFIWSMRTGQHDDLYTPSLRMLFDDDTATLSPPPTDPA, encoded by the coding sequence ATGGCTATCCTCTTTTTTATGATCGGCGTCAGTCTCGTTATGGCCCTGGGTTTTCTGGGCGCGTTCATCTGGTCGATGCGAACCGGCCAGCACGACGACCTCTACACCCCTTCCCTGCGCATGCTGTTCGACGACGACACCGCTACGCTCAGCCCGCCGCCAACCGATCCTGCTTAA